DNA from Kitasatospora herbaricolor:
GGCGGCGCCACACCGGAGCACAAGGGGAACAGCGCAGACCATGACCGAGGCGATCATGCTGGTCGGCGGCAAGGGCACGCGACTGCGCCCGTTGACGACCCACACCCCCAAGCCCATGCTCCCCGTGGCGGGCGTCCCGTTCATCGCACACCAGCTGGCCCGCGCCGCGGCCGCCGGCGTCACCCGGGTCGTGCTCGCCACGTCCTACCTGGCCGAGGTGTTCGAGGACCACTTCCAGGACGGCACCCCGTACGGGATCGAGCTGGTCTACCTGACCGAGCGCGAGCCGCTGGGCACCGGCGGAGCGATCCGCAACGCCGCGTCCGGCCTCACCTGCGGCCCCGACGAGCCGGTCCTGGTCTTCAACGGCGACATCCTGTCCGGCGTCGACATCGCCGGCCTGCGCGACGGCCACGTGGCCGCCGGCGCGGACGTCACCCTGCACCTCACCCGGGTCGAGGACCCGCGGGCCTTCGGCCTCGTCCCGACCGACGAGGACGGCCGGGTGCTGGAGTTCCTGGAGAAGCCGGAGACGCCCGAGCAGATCGTCACCGACCAGATCAACGCGGGCTGCTACGTCTTCACCCGTTCGGTGATCGACCGGATCCCGGCCGGCCGCGAGGTCTCCGTGGAGCGCGAGACCTTCCCCGAGCTGCTCGCCACCGGCGCGCTGCTGCGCGGCGTGGTGGACACCTCGTACTGGCTCGACCTCGGCACCCCCGCCGCGTTCGTCCGCGGCTCCGCCGACCTGGTCCTCGGCAAGGTCGACTCCCCCGCCGTCCCCGGCCCGACCGGCGACGCCCTGCTGCTGCCCGGCGCCAGCGTGCACCCCGGCGCCGTGCTCAGCTCCGGCACCGTGGTGTCCGAGGGCGCGGTGGTCGAGGCCGGCGCGATCGTCGAGGGCAGCGTGGTGCTGCCCGGCGCGACCATCGCCGCGGACACCTTCGTCAAGGACTCCATCGTCGGCGCCTACGCCGTCATCGGTGCCCGCACCTCGCTGGACGGCGCCGTGATCGGCGACGGCGCGACCGTCGAGGCCGACAACGAACTGCCGAACGGCATCCGGATCGCCTGCGGCACCCTGCTGCCGGTCGGCGCCGTGCGGACCACCGCGGGCCCGGGCGGCTGCCCGGCCGGCGCCTCCGCGGCGGCCGCCGTCCACGCACCGCGGGTCGGCGCCCAGCACTAGGCCCCGTTCCGGGAGTGCTTCGCGGGCCCGGCACAGGGCCCGCGAAGCACTCCCGCCCGGCCGTTCCGGCCGAGGCGACGGCCGCGGGGGCGCGGGGCGACCGCGGACGGCCCGTCACAGAGTCGCTGCAATCCCGTCCCGGAGCCTTGATCGACCGCCGCGGGGGCCGAAGGACCGGTACCTTCGGAACGTGGCTGGCAATCGATACGACAGCGGTCAGGGCGCCGATCCCCGCAGATGGACGGCTCCCCCCGGGGGGAATCCGCAGCAGCAGTACGGGCAGGCGGACGGACCCGAGTACTTCACCGCGCCGCAGGGCCGGGGCCCCGCGGCCGGCCCCGGCGGCTACGACCCGTACGGCGCCGACCAGCCCGGCCACACCCGGGCCTTCCCGGTCGGCGACGGCGACCCGTACGCCGGTGGCCCCGGCGGCCCCCCGCAGGGGTATCCGCAGCAGTACCCGCCGGAGTACGGGCAGGACGGCTACGGTCAGCAGGGGTACCAGCAGGAGGGGTACGACCAGCAGGGCTACGGCCCCGAGTACGGGCAGGACAACGTCGCGGTCTACCGCGCCGGCGGCCAGTCGGCGCCGCGGGTGGCCGGGCCGCGCCCGCGCTGGCGCGAGCTGCTGACCGGCATCTACCGTTCGCCCTACGCCACCTTCGACCGGGCCCGCGACCACCAGGTCTGGCTGCCCGCGCTCTGCGTCTCGCTGCTGTACGGCGTGCTCGCCGTCCTCGGGCTCGGCCTGACCCGCGAGGACGTGCTCGACTCCACCTTCACGGTCGCGCTGTCGGCCCTCGCCGGCTCCGCGGTGGTCTTCACCCTCGCCGGCGCCATGCTGGGCGCCGTCACGTACGCGCTGGCCCGGCAGTTCGGCGGGGACGGCCCGTGGCGCTCCACCGTCGGCCTGGCGATCCTGATCGGCTGGAGCACCGACGCGCCGCGGCTGCTGCTGGCGCTCTTCCTGCCGGCCGACAACCTGGTCGTCCAGGTGGTCGGCTGGGTCACCTGGCTGCTCTGCGCCGGGCTGCTGACCGCCATGGTGCGCCGGATCCACGACCTGCCCTGGGGCAAGGCCGCCGGCGCCGCCTCGCTGCAGCTGCTGGCGCTGCTCGTACTGATCAAGCTGCCGACCCTGGGCTGAGAGCCGGCCGGGGGTACGCGGGTGACCGGGCGGGCCCCGGTGCGGGGCACCGTCCGGGGGAGAATGGCCGGGCGGGCCGCCTGTACCGGGGCCCGCCCCGCTTCCGGCTCCCCGGAGCCCTCGCCACCCACCCTCGCACCAGTGCACGGAGCCCGTATGACCCTCCCCACCACGCACGTCAGCTTCCCGGCCGGGGCGGTGACCGGCGAATCACCGGTCCTCGCCGTCCGGCCGCTGGCCGACGGGCGGTACGCCGTCGTCACCGCGGCGACGCCGTTCCACCCGCTCGACCACACCTGGCCGGACCAGCCCGCCGACACCGGGACCCTCACGGTCGACGGCGTCGAGCGGCCCGTCGTGGACTGCCTGACCGGCGCCCTCGGCCCGGACGGCGGCGAGCTGCTGGCCGGCGCGGACATCCCGGTCCGGCGCGGCGACGAGCAGTGGTCCTGGCTGGTCCTGCACGTGCTCACGGACGACCCGGGCGACATCGTCGGCCGTCCGGCCTCGCTCAGCGTCGACGCGGGCCGCAGGGCCGCCCTCAGCGCCTCGCACAGCGGCTGCCACCTGCTCGCCCTGGCCCTGAACGCCGCCCTCGCCCCGCGCTGGCGCAAGGACCCGGGCCGCGCCGACGCCTTCGGCAACCCCGACTTCGACAGCCTGGCGATGGCCTCCTCGGTGATGGACACGGAGGCCAGCACCGACACCTACCGGCTCGGCAAGTCGCTCAGGAAGAAGGGCTTCACGGCCGAGGCCGCCGACGGGCTGCCCGCCCTCGCCGAGGCCCTGCCCGCCGTCACCGAGGCCGTCAACGACCTGCTCGCCGCCTGGGTCGCCGCCGACGCACCGGTGCGCGTCGAGACGCCCGGCCCCGAGCTGACCGCCCGCCGCCAGTGGCACTGCGAACTGCCGGAAGGCCCCGCGCAGATCTACTGCGGCGGCACCCACCTGCACCACCTGGGGGAGCTCGCCGAGCTCCGCACCGAACTGCGGCTCTCCGAGGACGGCAGCGAACTGACCGCCGTCACCCGGCCGAAGCGCGCCTGAGCCGTACGGGCAACCCCGGGCCCGGGCCCGCGCCGGTCGGGCCGGCCCGGGAACGCCTGCGGGCGGCCACCCCCGAGGGGGTGACCGCCCGCTGCTGCGTCCTCTGCCCGGATCAGACCTGGCTGCGGTGGAAGTTCAGGTGCGAGCGCGAGGCCGTCGGGCCGCGCTGGCCCTGGTAACGCGAGCCGTACCGTGCGGAGCCGTACGGGTGCTCGGACGGCGAGGAGAGCCGGAAGAGGCACAGCTGCCCGATCTTCATGCCCGGGTAGAGCTTGATCGGCAGCGTCGCCACGTTCGACAGCTCCAGCGTGACGTGCCCGCTGAACCCGGGGTCGATGAAGCCGGCCGTGGAGTGCGTCAGCAGCCCGAGCCGGCCGAGGCTCGACTTGCCCTCCAGCCGGGAGGCGACGTCGTCCGGCAGCGAGATGACCTCGTAGGTCGACGCCAGCACGAACTCGCCCGGGTGCAGGATGAAGGCCTCGTCACCCTCCGGCTCGACCAGCCGGGTCAGGTCCGGCTGCTCCTCGGAGGGGTCGATGTGGGGGTAGCGGTGGTTCTCGAACACCCGGAAGAAACGATCCAGCCGGACGTCGATGCTGGAGGGCTGGACCATCGAAGGGTCGAAGGGGTCGATGACGACCCGACCCTTGTCGATCTCGGTTCGAATGTCCTTGTCAGAGAGCAGCACGCTTCGAGGTTACGTGCACGGGCGGGCCCCGGACGAATCCGCCCGGGGCCCGGCACCGCCCTCACCCGGCCTCAGGCCAGGAACTCCGCGGCCTCCAGCCGCAGCGCCCGCTCCAGTTGCGGCTCCGACAGCTCCCGCACATCGGCGAGCACCGAGCTGCGCATCCGTCCGCACTGCGGACACCGGATCAGTCTCCCCGGCCCCAGCCGCGCCGGGCCGAGATTCTGCATCGGGAACGTGGTGGTGCTGAACAGGTGCCCCTCGGCACAACGAACGACGGCGCGCTGCTCCATCGGTCCCCTTCCCATTCTTCCCCCGTACTCATGGCGCCCCGACGGGATTCGCATCGCGGGACAGCGACACATTAGGGGATCTTCCGGACATTCCGCACAGCGGCTCGCCGCCCCCGGGAAGGCACCGCCGGGACTCTCCACGCGACCAGAACAGTACGCCTCCGCGCCCCTCCCGGGGGCACTCCGACGCGACTCCCACCCCACTCCGCCACACCCACATCGCGCGCGCCGTCCGGCCGGCGGCCGGGCCCCTCGGGCGAGCGCGGCACGAACGCGAAGGGCGCTACGAGCACCCGCGACGATGGGGTAGAGTGATCGTGGATCGAGCGGTCTCGTGACGGCTCATCAGGCGGGCGTAGTTTAATGGTAGAACATGAGCTTCCCAAGCTTATAGCGCGAGTTCGATTCTCGTCGCCCGCTCAGCGATGAAGCCCCAGGTCAATGGCCTGGGGCTTTCTTGTTGTCTAGGCCAACGTTGGGCCGTCGTGCCAGATTCGTGCCAGATAGCTGTTGACCCGGCGTTAGTTGCGAGGGATTTCGGCTGCGGAGTGCGGCTTTCGGGGTGGCGGGCGACGCTCGTCTCAAATCACGAGATCGGCCTTCTGTGATCTGCGCCATGATGTCGATGGGGTTGCTTGGATGATCCATCCGGTGGGCGACTGGTCGCCGGCCATGGCCAACAGCCCGCCCACTTGTGGATGTTCCACGACTCATGGCTCCGGTGGGGCCGCCCGGGAGCCCAGCGTTAGCTGGAGGTGTCGAGGGCTTCTGCAGGGCAGTCCTTGCCTCTGAGCGCACCGACCATGGTGAGGGCGCTCCCGATGGCCACGGTGGCATCCCCGAGGACGGCTGACGGACTGCCCAGGCGACCTGCTCAGCCAATGGCGCTCGAACGACTCGCCCTGCATGGCGCCGCATTGAGCGCGTGGCCAGCCCATCTCCGCCATGACCATGCATGCACACCATGCGCATGCCAATAGACTAACCCCGAGTGAATATGCAACTCCTTTGAGCGATAGGCGCAGCTCACTGGGCATGTGAATCACTACGGCTAGTGATCATGCAAGTCGCCAGTGTGATCACACTGCTATCGTGAGATCTGTCACGGCTGGGTGAATCTTTACCGATTCGGTAAACGTATGTCGG
Protein-coding regions in this window:
- a CDS encoding metal-dependent hydrolase gives rise to the protein MTLPTTHVSFPAGAVTGESPVLAVRPLADGRYAVVTAATPFHPLDHTWPDQPADTGTLTVDGVERPVVDCLTGALGPDGGELLAGADIPVRRGDEQWSWLVLHVLTDDPGDIVGRPASLSVDAGRRAALSASHSGCHLLALALNAALAPRWRKDPGRADAFGNPDFDSLAMASSVMDTEASTDTYRLGKSLRKKGFTAEAADGLPALAEALPAVTEAVNDLLAAWVAADAPVRVETPGPELTARRQWHCELPEGPAQIYCGGTHLHHLGELAELRTELRLSEDGSELTAVTRPKRA
- a CDS encoding Yip1 family protein, which codes for MAGNRYDSGQGADPRRWTAPPGGNPQQQYGQADGPEYFTAPQGRGPAAGPGGYDPYGADQPGHTRAFPVGDGDPYAGGPGGPPQGYPQQYPPEYGQDGYGQQGYQQEGYDQQGYGPEYGQDNVAVYRAGGQSAPRVAGPRPRWRELLTGIYRSPYATFDRARDHQVWLPALCVSLLYGVLAVLGLGLTREDVLDSTFTVALSALAGSAVVFTLAGAMLGAVTYALARQFGGDGPWRSTVGLAILIGWSTDAPRLLLALFLPADNLVVQVVGWVTWLLCAGLLTAMVRRIHDLPWGKAAGAASLQLLALLVLIKLPTLG
- the dcd gene encoding dCTP deaminase, with product MLLSDKDIRTEIDKGRVVIDPFDPSMVQPSSIDVRLDRFFRVFENHRYPHIDPSEEQPDLTRLVEPEGDEAFILHPGEFVLASTYEVISLPDDVASRLEGKSSLGRLGLLTHSTAGFIDPGFSGHVTLELSNVATLPIKLYPGMKIGQLCLFRLSSPSEHPYGSARYGSRYQGQRGPTASRSHLNFHRSQV